A genomic region of Chloroflexota bacterium contains the following coding sequences:
- a CDS encoding MFS transporter, whose translation MEQQDINANVRHNVVVNVADGAFFGAATGIASFVTVIPLFMHTLTDSATLIGLVSAIHSVGWQLPQLLTARRVASLRRYKPMVLLMTINERLPFFGLALIAWFAADLGRELALWLAYILLIWQGLGGGLTATAWQTMIGKIMPHRWRGTFFGVQSAAANLLASVGAVAAGVILDKLPSPLDFVVCFGVSGVAMFISWSFLAWTKEPSREPEHTHGSQRDFWASIANILKRDRNFRWFLASRIISQLSLMATAFFTVYAVQRFGLDDQTAGIMTALYLIIQTVANPIMGWLGDRIGYRRVMEAGALLALVAGLGAWLAPALGWFYLIFAIAGVANVAFWTMAMAMTLEFGSLAERPSYIGLANTLVAPATLVAPLIGGWLADSAGYNYTFAVAAAGGLLTWLILRFAVRDPQSAHPMIESQVVVVS comes from the coding sequence ATGGAGCAGCAGGATATCAACGCCAACGTGCGGCATAATGTGGTTGTAAATGTGGCCGATGGGGCATTTTTTGGGGCGGCCACGGGCATCGCCTCGTTTGTGACGGTTATTCCGCTATTTATGCATACCTTAACCGATTCGGCCACCTTAATTGGCTTGGTTTCGGCAATTCACTCGGTTGGTTGGCAGTTACCCCAATTATTAACTGCGCGGCGGGTGGCCTCGCTGCGGCGCTACAAACCCATGGTGCTGCTGATGACAATCAACGAGCGCTTACCCTTTTTTGGTTTGGCCTTGATTGCCTGGTTTGCTGCTGATTTGGGCCGCGAATTAGCCTTGTGGCTAGCCTATATTTTGTTAATTTGGCAGGGCTTGGGTGGTGGCTTAACTGCAACCGCTTGGCAAACCATGATTGGCAAAATTATGCCGCATCGCTGGCGTGGCACATTCTTTGGAGTCCAATCCGCCGCTGCTAATTTGCTGGCTAGCGTTGGCGCGGTCGCGGCTGGCGTAATTTTAGATAAACTGCCCTCGCCACTTGATTTTGTAGTCTGTTTCGGAGTTTCAGGTGTGGCGATGTTTATTTCGTGGTCGTTTTTAGCTTGGACTAAAGAACCAAGCCGCGAGCCAGAACATACCCATGGTAGCCAACGCGATTTTTGGGCCAGCATCGCCAATATTCTCAAGCGCGATCGTAATTTTCGCTGGTTTTTGGCTTCGCGCATCATCTCGCAGCTTAGCTTGATGGCGACCGCCTTTTTTACGGTATATGCGGTGCAACGCTTTGGGCTTGATGATCAGACCGCTGGGATTATGACCGCGCTCTATTTAATCATTCAAACTGTCGCCAATCCAATTATGGGCTGGCTCGGCGATCGGATTGGCTATCGGCGGGTGATGGAAGCCGGAGCATTGTTAGCCTTAGTTGCTGGCCTTGGAGCGTGGCTCGCGCCAGCTTTGGGTTGGTTTTATCTGATTTTCGCGATTGCCGGCGTGGCCAACGTAGCCTTTTGGACGATGGCAATGGCTATGACCTTGGAATTTGGCAGCCTCGCCGAACGCCCAAGTTACATTGGCTTAGCCAATACCTTGGTTGCGCCAGCAACTTTAGTCGCACCGTTGATTGGCGGTTGGTTGGCTGATTCAGCGGGCTACAATTACACGTTTGCGGTAGCGGCGGCTGGTGGTTTGCTCACCTGGCTAATTCTACGCTTCGCTGTACGCGATCCCCAATCGGCTCACCCGATGATTGAGTCACAAGTAGTTGTGGTTTCGTAA
- the dnaE gene encoding DNA polymerase III subunit alpha encodes MKDFVHLHVHSEYSLLDGYATTKAIAERAAELQMDSIAITDHGVMYGAMEFYANAKKANVKPIIGMEAYIAPNSNKDPMVKGGKNYYHLLLIAQNEVGYRNLVKLTSRSHLDGMGKGIFARPRIDRQLLEQYHEGLIVTSSCIAGEVIQQVQAKQRQKAIETVAWFRDLFGPENYFIELQLHNNTPELVEINEELVRIANEMHVPLVATNDTHFVRREDLDTHSRVMAMGFNLTLQELCSKNYQMDETYHIMSGDEMWDRYKIYGTAPMENTRRIADMCNLKLDFGRVELPEFDIPEGHDAASYLRLICEEGLIKRCNGNPTEEYVQRLSYELDVINQTGFPDYMLIVWDYVKFARSNGIPCLPRGSAGASLVLYCLGITDVDPVQNKLLFERFLSPERLEMPDIDTDFADARRGEILDYIATKYGRENVAQIITYGTLGAKAALRDMGRVLDIPLSEVDRVAKLIPTLPVGMTIAKSLDKVPELKQIYDTDPKLRELMDWARKVEGRMKSVGTHACGIVVSRHPLENMVPLQRTTKDEHAVMAAFEGPTLAKMGLLKMDILGLTNLSVAAEALQLIEQTTGQKMWLSDIPLEDKKTFEALGRGETVDVFQLESAGMTRYLVQLKPTRVDDLYGMVALYRPGPLEQIPVYIHNKNNPHAIKYIHPILKPILEDTYGVIVYQEQIMQLLQAVAEYTLGEAYIVIKAISKKNKELMAENSVRFKEGCLRKGLTQAQADELWELILPFAGYSFNRPHSTLYGLLSYQTAWLKNNYPTEYMTATLSAASGEIDEVAKSVAEASRLGVAVSPPDVNGSKEGFTIVDIAGELPEGIKYKRGIRFGLSAIRNVGVGPIQAILKVRDESGPFSSIEDFCARVDRGVLNKRVMESLVKCGAMDSLPGTRHQKLAILDRAISAGHETQKAREAGQNSLFDMLGGGEQTSTPTISPIPFPPAATGLEMQRELLNWEKELLGMYISEHPMAQALENAPHDPGRISLGMIDKKHIGTTIRLIGMINNTKRIQTKKGDSMLVGKVEDLEGEIEFVAFPRTLEQYAELLVDDAIVQITAKVDNRRDEMQLMLESVTAFKVEQTTNKAAPAATVAVRRSVGAVEAMPEYLDDGAPMPEEPFHEDVYVEVRPTMSTPSVNSAPANGNGYAASNGNGNGHYSNGNGNHSNGNGHAEAAPAAVTIVPRPRRKVSVAPTVAPEDSSNVAIASGPRYHLHIYLPRSGNTETDIRRMQEIDRVLRGYEGDQPITIYLPNPMGQVMLEPSYRINPQEGLLSNLYSMLGQESAVLEQL; translated from the coding sequence ATGAAAGATTTTGTCCATCTTCACGTTCACTCGGAGTATAGCTTGCTTGATGGCTATGCCACAACCAAGGCCATCGCCGAACGTGCGGCTGAACTTCAGATGGACAGCATCGCCATAACCGACCATGGTGTGATGTATGGCGCAATGGAGTTTTATGCCAACGCCAAAAAAGCCAATGTCAAGCCAATTATTGGCATGGAAGCCTATATCGCGCCCAACTCCAACAAAGATCCTATGGTCAAGGGCGGCAAAAATTATTATCACCTGCTGCTGATCGCTCAAAATGAGGTTGGTTATCGCAATTTGGTAAAATTGACCTCGCGCTCACATCTCGATGGTATGGGCAAGGGCATTTTTGCGCGGCCCCGGATCGATCGCCAGTTGCTTGAGCAGTATCACGAAGGCTTGATTGTTACCTCATCGTGTATTGCTGGTGAAGTGATTCAGCAAGTTCAAGCCAAGCAACGCCAAAAAGCCATCGAAACGGTGGCTTGGTTCCGCGATTTATTCGGGCCTGAAAATTATTTCATCGAATTGCAACTGCACAACAATACTCCAGAACTGGTCGAAATTAACGAAGAACTGGTGCGAATCGCCAATGAGATGCATGTGCCCTTGGTCGCAACCAACGATACCCACTTTGTGCGCCGTGAAGATCTCGATACCCATTCGCGGGTGATGGCGATGGGCTTCAACTTGACGCTCCAAGAGTTGTGCTCGAAAAATTATCAAATGGACGAAACCTACCACATTATGTCGGGCGACGAAATGTGGGATCGTTACAAAATCTATGGCACGGCTCCGATGGAAAATACCCGTCGAATTGCCGATATGTGTAACCTGAAACTGGATTTCGGGCGGGTTGAATTGCCTGAGTTTGATATTCCCGAAGGCCACGATGCTGCTTCCTATTTGCGTCTGATTTGTGAAGAAGGTTTGATCAAGCGCTGCAATGGCAATCCCACTGAGGAATATGTGCAGCGGCTCAGCTATGAACTTGACGTAATCAATCAAACTGGGTTCCCCGATTATATGTTGATCGTTTGGGATTACGTTAAATTTGCCCGCTCAAATGGGATTCCATGTCTGCCCCGGGGTTCGGCGGGCGCTTCGTTGGTGCTCTATTGCTTAGGTATCACCGATGTTGATCCGGTGCAGAACAAGCTGCTGTTTGAGCGCTTTCTCTCGCCCGAACGCTTGGAGATGCCCGATATCGATACCGACTTTGCCGATGCTCGGCGTGGCGAAATTCTCGATTATATTGCGACCAAATATGGCCGTGAAAATGTCGCTCAAATTATCACCTATGGAACGCTGGGAGCCAAAGCAGCCTTGCGCGATATGGGTCGGGTGCTTGATATTCCGCTCAGCGAGGTTGATCGGGTTGCCAAATTAATTCCAACCTTGCCTGTGGGCATGACTATTGCCAAATCGCTGGATAAAGTACCCGAACTGAAGCAAATTTACGATACTGACCCCAAGTTGCGCGAATTGATGGATTGGGCACGCAAAGTTGAAGGGCGGATGAAGAGCGTCGGCACCCATGCCTGTGGGATTGTAGTTAGTCGGCATCCGCTCGAAAACATGGTGCCATTGCAGCGTACCACCAAAGATGAACACGCCGTGATGGCGGCTTTTGAAGGCCCGACCTTGGCGAAAATGGGCTTGCTCAAAATGGATATTTTGGGCTTGACCAACCTATCGGTCGCCGCCGAGGCTTTGCAACTAATCGAGCAAACCACTGGCCAAAAAATGTGGCTCTCGGATATTCCACTCGAAGATAAGAAAACCTTTGAAGCCCTAGGCCGTGGCGAAACTGTCGATGTCTTCCAGCTTGAATCGGCAGGCATGACCCGTTATCTCGTACAGCTCAAGCCTACGCGGGTTGATGATTTGTACGGTATGGTGGCGCTGTATCGACCAGGCCCGCTGGAACAAATTCCTGTCTACATTCATAACAAAAATAATCCTCACGCGATTAAATATATTCACCCGATTCTCAAGCCAATTCTTGAAGATACCTACGGGGTTATCGTTTATCAAGAGCAAATTATGCAATTGCTCCAAGCAGTTGCCGAATATACGCTTGGTGAAGCCTATATCGTGATTAAGGCCATCAGCAAGAAAAACAAAGAGTTGATGGCGGAAAACTCGGTGCGGTTCAAGGAAGGGTGTTTACGCAAAGGGCTAACCCAAGCTCAAGCCGACGAATTGTGGGAATTGATTCTGCCATTTGCGGGCTATTCATTCAACCGTCCGCACTCGACGCTTTACGGTCTGCTCTCATATCAAACGGCTTGGCTCAAAAACAATTATCCAACCGAATATATGACTGCCACGCTCTCGGCAGCTTCGGGCGAGATCGATGAAGTGGCCAAGAGCGTTGCCGAAGCCTCGCGCTTGGGCGTGGCCGTTTCGCCGCCTGATGTCAATGGTAGCAAAGAAGGCTTTACGATTGTTGATATTGCAGGCGAATTGCCTGAAGGCATCAAATACAAGCGCGGGATTCGCTTTGGCTTAAGTGCAATTCGCAACGTAGGGGTTGGCCCGATTCAGGCCATTTTGAAAGTTCGCGACGAAAGCGGCCCATTCAGCAGCATCGAAGATTTTTGTGCGCGGGTCGATCGCGGTGTGCTTAATAAGCGGGTGATGGAAAGTTTGGTCAAATGTGGCGCGATGGATTCGTTGCCTGGTACCCGTCACCAAAAACTAGCAATCCTTGATCGGGCGATTAGCGCCGGCCATGAAACCCAAAAAGCCCGTGAAGCAGGCCAAAATAGCCTGTTTGATATGCTGGGTGGTGGCGAACAAACGAGCACTCCGACGATCTCACCAATTCCCTTTCCGCCAGCTGCAACTGGCCTCGAAATGCAGCGCGAATTGCTGAATTGGGAAAAAGAGCTGTTGGGGATGTATATTTCTGAGCATCCCATGGCCCAAGCGCTTGAGAATGCTCCACACGATCCAGGTCGGATTAGCCTTGGCATGATCGATAAAAAGCACATTGGTACAACCATCCGCCTGATTGGTATGATTAACAATACCAAGCGCATCCAAACCAAAAAAGGCGATTCGATGCTGGTGGGCAAGGTCGAGGATCTTGAGGGCGAAATTGAATTTGTGGCCTTCCCGCGCACCTTGGAGCAATATGCCGAGCTGCTGGTTGATGATGCAATCGTGCAAATTACGGCCAAAGTTGACAATCGCCGCGATGAAATGCAATTGATGCTTGAATCGGTCACAGCTTTCAAAGTTGAACAAACAACCAACAAAGCTGCACCTGCGGCGACGGTAGCGGTGCGGCGTTCGGTCGGCGCTGTCGAGGCCATGCCCGAATATCTTGATGATGGCGCACCAATGCCTGAGGAACCATTCCATGAAGATGTGTATGTTGAGGTACGTCCAACTATGAGCACACCCAGCGTTAATTCAGCCCCAGCGAATGGCAATGGCTATGCTGCAAGTAATGGCAATGGCAACGGGCATTATTCCAATGGCAACGGCAATCATAGCAATGGCAATGGCCACGCCGAAGCCGCCCCCGCCGCCGTTACAATTGTGCCACGACCACGACGTAAAGTTAGTGTTGCGCCAACTGTAGCGCCTGAGGATAGCAGTAACGTGGCGATCGCCAGCGGGCCGCGTTATCATCTCCACATTTATTTGCCACGCTCAGGCAACACCGAAACTGATATTCGGCGCATGCAAGAGATTGATCGGGTGTTGCGCGGCTATGAAGGCGACCAGCCAATTACGATCTATTTGCCCAATCCAATGGGCCAAGTGATGTTAGAACCAAGCTATCGCATCAATCCCCAAGAGGGCTTATTGAGCAACCTCTACTCAATGCTCGGCCAAGAGAGCGCAGTGCTCGAACAACTCTAA
- a CDS encoding RNA polymerase sigma factor, whose protein sequence is MNTLANAALIPLLIAAKQADRGAFVQIYEHYRNALLRFFYAHCSSADLAEELSSELWLRVVEHLPHFNLPLEHADLAFTGWLFQIARHLLTDGYRQRQRQAYEPLNEATALANSDPTAISELHAIQASLVHALAALTPDQREVVYLRFFAHYTSAQVAAYTGRTEYAVKSLQYRALHTLARSTELRQWYLGEKEPLFKFSL, encoded by the coding sequence ATGAACACATTGGCTAATGCTGCACTGATTCCCCTGCTGATCGCTGCCAAACAAGCCGACCGAGGTGCGTTCGTCCAAATCTATGAGCATTATCGCAATGCCTTGCTGCGCTTTTTCTATGCTCATTGCAGCAGTGCTGATCTGGCTGAGGAGTTGAGCAGTGAACTTTGGTTGCGAGTGGTGGAGCATCTGCCACACTTCAATTTGCCGCTCGAGCATGCCGATTTGGCCTTTACTGGCTGGCTCTTTCAAATTGCCCGGCATCTGCTCACCGATGGCTATCGCCAACGCCAGCGCCAAGCCTATGAACCACTCAACGAGGCAACCGCGCTGGCCAACTCTGATCCAACTGCAATTAGTGAGTTGCACGCAATTCAAGCATCGTTAGTCCATGCTTTAGCCGCACTCACGCCCGATCAACGCGAAGTGGTATATCTACGCTTTTTTGCCCATTACACCAGTGCCCAAGTCGCTGCCTATACTGGCCGAACGGAATATGCGGTTAAATCGTTGCAATATCGTGCCCTGCATACCCTTGCTCGCTCAACCGAACTTCGGCAATGGTATCTTGGTGAAAAAGAGCCGTTGTTTAAATTTAGCCTGTAA
- a CDS encoding phosphatidate cytidylyltransferase: MGTRIASALVLAPVVLIIVWLGGWWTTGLIAAAVVIGIYEIQRILRAGGYHPRLPLAIGLGLAFVAAAVAQPQTKVNLTGAVVALGAMASLIYEISRRERTGALDAWAASLGSAIYAGAMLSHFVLLRAATSPTLSGGPLSSLNIETGAAWIYATFAVTWASDTGAYFAGRSFGKHKMAPVLSPKKTWEGFVGGTIASIAAGIGIVALLGMPLTLVQAIILGVIGAGGGTLGDLAESLLKRQAGVKDSGNLIPGHGGLLDRVDSLLFTAPLVYYVLVAWL; this comes from the coding sequence TTGGGCACGCGAATTGCAAGCGCTTTGGTATTAGCTCCAGTCGTATTGATCATTGTGTGGTTGGGCGGTTGGTGGACAACTGGCCTAATTGCCGCCGCAGTCGTGATCGGCATCTATGAAATTCAGCGGATTTTGCGAGCTGGTGGCTATCATCCGCGTTTGCCATTAGCGATTGGCCTTGGTTTGGCCTTTGTGGCTGCGGCTGTAGCTCAACCACAAACTAAGGTTAACTTAACTGGTGCAGTTGTGGCCTTGGGCGCAATGGCTAGTTTGATCTATGAAATTAGTCGGCGTGAACGCACGGGCGCACTTGACGCTTGGGCAGCTAGTTTGGGTAGCGCAATTTATGCTGGCGCAATGCTTAGCCATTTTGTCTTACTCCGCGCCGCAACCAGCCCAACCCTCAGCGGCGGCCCACTCAGTTCGCTCAACATTGAAACGGGTGCAGCCTGGATCTACGCCACCTTCGCCGTGACTTGGGCCTCGGATACCGGAGCCTATTTTGCAGGCCGCAGCTTTGGCAAGCACAAAATGGCTCCCGTGCTTAGCCCCAAAAAAACCTGGGAAGGCTTTGTTGGCGGTACAATCGCTTCAATTGCTGCTGGAATTGGGATTGTAGCACTCTTAGGGATGCCATTAACCTTGGTTCAAGCAATTATTTTGGGCGTGATTGGAGCGGGCGGTGGTACGCTGGGCGATTTGGCTGAATCGTTGTTAAAACGCCAAGCCGGAGTTAAAGATTCAGGCAACCTGATTCCTGGCCATGGCGGCTTGCTTGATCGAGTTGATTCGCTGCTGTTTACTGCGCCACTAGTCTACTATGTGTTGGTGGCTTGGCTCTAA
- a CDS encoding CsbD family protein encodes MSNLGERIKGKAEEIYGDAKERLGDALDNEQMQAEGRATELKGEARQEAAKAAERLGGMADEAKGNLKQVAGDLLNNEQMQAEGVAEELKGEARRKANQ; translated from the coding sequence ATGAGTAACTTAGGCGAACGGATCAAAGGTAAGGCTGAAGAAATATATGGCGATGCCAAAGAACGCCTTGGCGATGCCTTAGATAACGAACAAATGCAAGCTGAAGGCCGCGCCACTGAACTCAAAGGCGAAGCTCGCCAAGAGGCCGCCAAAGCTGCCGAACGTCTCGGTGGTATGGCTGATGAAGCCAAAGGCAACCTCAAACAAGTAGCCGGCGATTTGTTGAACAACGAACAAATGCAAGCTGAAGGTGTCGCCGAAGAGCTTAAAGGCGAAGCCCGCCGCAAAGCTAATCAATAA
- a CDS encoding DinB family protein has protein sequence MQALTVIKGLLAYNADFDQRIWGSIEGLSDEQFCADYPYSQGSLRNHLVHIASVERAWLTGLQTGERPKHLDPLEYPTIASVREVFNQMRGQVISYVEQLSDEQLADILPGINLARWQVLVQLANHATDHRAQILRILHDYGQKTFDQDIVLHFWGR, from the coding sequence ATGCAAGCACTGACAGTTATCAAAGGCTTATTGGCCTACAACGCCGATTTTGATCAACGGATATGGGGGAGCATTGAGGGCTTGAGCGACGAACAATTTTGCGCCGATTACCCCTATTCGCAAGGTTCGCTGCGCAATCATTTGGTGCATATTGCCAGCGTCGAACGGGCATGGCTCACAGGTTTGCAAACTGGTGAGCGGCCAAAACATCTTGATCCCTTGGAATATCCGACGATTGCCAGCGTGCGCGAGGTGTTTAATCAGATGCGCGGTCAAGTAATCAGCTATGTTGAGCAATTGAGCGATGAGCAATTGGCCGACATATTGCCAGGTATAAATTTGGCTCGCTGGCAGGTTTTAGTCCAACTTGCCAACCATGCAACCGATCATCGGGCACAAATCTTGCGAATATTGCATGATTATGGTCAAAAAACCTTCGATCAAGATATTGTGTTGCATTTTTGGGGACGTTAA
- a CDS encoding glycosyltransferase family 39 protein, with product MKLAKSLTMLGFINSLLLGLAIRGMYHIYAVLAFPYDIANGEGFVLRDAALLFQGESIYQPVDRSPFLVSNYPPLFPWIASKLMLITGPSFIATRLVSALAFIGIAVLIVWYLQRKHMPIGYSLFAGLIFFNSIYVYYWSAWSRVDGLAVFFSLAAVIAIDLNQNSRSALFAAIACVAAVATKQSALSAPAAIAIYLLIRDRKLLLIFLGAWGGLLIPAVLWLNYATQGEFLQHIITYNQLEWYPRVFLGQLKNFMTTHFLFLLAYVYFVVHYFKRERLLMLYATLALITTVTTGRDGASTNYFIESIAITAMMIAFMLNDQLEKPTIPRLRDAAIGLLLIQIFCFAFPTLKPVALFNKNTFEFGLNPTQADLQACNQLNRYIQRAAGPILVENPGFAVINNKEVIGNAAVLKFFRRKGWNEPVDTFIQTIDAQAYDLIIFQGEAYDLDVLQATDRSYHQVARIDCLGEYEIKARNQ from the coding sequence ATGAAACTAGCTAAATCATTAACGATGCTGGGGTTTATTAATAGCCTATTACTTGGCTTGGCAATTCGTGGGATGTATCATATCTATGCTGTGCTTGCATTTCCCTACGACATTGCTAATGGTGAAGGGTTTGTGTTACGTGATGCGGCGCTGTTGTTTCAAGGTGAGTCGATTTATCAACCAGTTGATCGTAGCCCCTTTCTTGTATCCAATTATCCTCCATTGTTTCCGTGGATCGCCTCAAAATTAATGCTGATCACTGGGCCATCATTTATTGCAACCCGCCTTGTATCAGCACTTGCGTTTATTGGAATTGCGGTTCTGATCGTTTGGTATTTGCAGCGCAAGCATATGCCAATTGGCTATAGCCTTTTTGCTGGATTGATATTCTTTAATTCAATCTACGTGTATTACTGGAGTGCTTGGAGCCGAGTCGATGGTTTGGCAGTCTTTTTTAGTTTAGCCGCCGTTATTGCGATTGATCTGAACCAAAATAGCCGCTCGGCACTGTTTGCCGCAATCGCATGTGTTGCGGCGGTTGCAACCAAGCAGAGTGCCCTTTCAGCACCTGCGGCAATTGCGATCTATCTCCTAATACGTGATCGTAAGTTATTGCTGATCTTTTTAGGAGCTTGGGGTGGCTTGCTTATTCCAGCGGTGCTTTGGTTGAATTACGCTACGCAGGGTGAATTCTTACAGCATATTATTACCTACAATCAATTGGAATGGTATCCACGGGTATTTCTTGGTCAGTTAAAGAATTTTATGACTACCCACTTTCTCTTTTTATTAGCTTACGTCTATTTTGTCGTTCATTATTTCAAACGTGAACGATTGCTGATGCTCTATGCAACATTGGCGTTGATTACCACAGTTACGACTGGGCGTGATGGAGCTTCAACCAATTATTTTATTGAATCGATCGCGATTACCGCAATGATGATAGCTTTTATGCTGAACGATCAACTCGAAAAACCGACTATTCCGCGATTACGCGATGCGGCGATCGGGCTGCTATTGATTCAGATTTTTTGCTTTGCCTTTCCAACGCTTAAACCAGTCGCCTTGTTTAATAAAAACACGTTTGAATTTGGTTTGAACCCAACTCAGGCCGATCTTCAAGCTTGTAATCAACTCAATCGTTATATTCAACGAGCAGCTGGCCCAATCCTAGTGGAAAATCCTGGCTTTGCAGTGATCAATAACAAAGAGGTGATTGGTAATGCAGCTGTACTAAAATTTTTTCGACGTAAAGGCTGGAATGAACCAGTTGATACCTTTATTCAAACGATTGATGCCCAAGCGTATGACCTGATTATTTTCCAAGGCGAAGCCTATGATCTAGATGTATTACAAGCAACTGATCGCAGCTATCACCAAGTGGCTCGGATCGATTGTCTTGGTGAATATGAAATTAAAGCCCGTAACCAATAA